The Streptomyces racemochromogenes DNA segment AGGCGCCGGTGAAGGTGAGCAGCCCGGTGCGTCCGGTGGCGGCCCGGACCAGTTTCAGGGCGGCTTCGACGGCGTCGGTCCCGGCGGGCCCGCAGAACTGCACGCGGGCGTCGGCGGCCAGTTCCGGGGGCAGGTTCTCGAAGAGCTCGGTGGTGAAGGCGTCCTTGACCGGGGTGGCCAGGTCGAGGACGTGCAGCGGCGCCCCCGAGTCGAGGACCCCGCGGATGGCTTCGAGGACGACGGGGTGGTTGTGCCCGAGGGCGAGGGTGCCCGCGCCGGAGAGGCAGTCGAGGTAGCGCCGCCCGTCGGCGCCCTCGATCGTCAGCCCCCGGGCGCGTACGGGGACGATGGGCAGCGAGCGGGCGTAGGTCCGGGCGGCGGACTCCCGCAGTGCCTGCCTGCGCAGGATGCCCTCGGCGGAGGCGGGCCCGCGTCCGCCCTGCGCCGGGACGTGTGCCCCGGCCGCGGGTGCCTGCGTCCGTGGTGCCGCGTCGGCCCCGTCCACACCCCCGGCCCCGGCCCCGGCCCCGGCCACACCCTCAGCCGCCGATGCAGCCTCGCCCCCGGCCTCGGCCACGCCCCCGGCTGCGATCAGGGCCGGGGCGTTGGCTGCGGTCGCCGTAGCGGTAACGGTTGCGGTCGGTTCGGTCACGGCCACGACTGTCGGTCCTCCCGCGGGTTGCTCTTCCGGATTGCGCCTCGAACACGAACGCTGCTGCACCATCCCCCGTACGTACCAACGACGGTGACGGCTTCGGATCACGGGTGCACCGAAGATCCTTGCGGTTCGGCCGGGCCTGCCCGGCAGGAACCATCGACCCGGCGCCCGCCGTCCTATGCCACGGCGGCATAGTGGGGTGCTGCGATCCACCCCGATCGAATCCGTCCCAACACCTCGAAACTCCTGGGGGCTTACGACATGCGACCGAACCGACCGGTCACCGCGATCCTCTGCGCGGCCGCGCTCGCGCTGACCGCCTCGGCCTGCGGACCCGGCGACGGTGAGGCCGGCGCCGACGCCAAGCCGACCGTGGCTGCGCCCCCGCCGTCCGGCGCGGCGGACGGCATAAAGATCCCCGACGAGCTCAAGGAGAGGCTCAAGCAGCACGGCTTCGACCTGGAGAAGTGGAAGGGGGGCGCGTGGAAGAACTGGAAGAAGGAGGACTGGCTCCGCGAGGCGGGCGACTACGTCAACCCGATCATCGACGGCCTCTGGGACCCGGACCGGATGCGTGACGCCGAGCAGCCGCAGCGCCCGGCCGTCGACCCGGACGCCGGCAAGGACCAGGGCGTCACCGACCCGACCCCGGCTCCGGTGGCGGCGCAGCCGGCGGCTTCGCCGTACCACTCGAGCGTCCCCGCGTCCGGGAAGGTCTTCTTCGACGGTCCCGAGGGCTCGATGGTCTGCTCGGCCACCGTGGTGAAGGACCCGGCCCACCCGGGCAAGTCCAACATGGTCTGGACGGCGGGCCATTGCGTGCACGCGGGCAAGGCCGGCGGCTGGTACCGCAACATCGCCTTCGTCCCGTCCTACAACAACGCGGGCAAGCCGGCGGCGGCGCTCAAGGGCGCGCCGCGCGAGCAGGTCGCCCCGTACGGCGTGTGGTGGAGCGACTGGGCGCAGACCTCGGACCAGTGGATCGCGACGGGCGGTCCGACGGGCGGCGCGGGTGCCCCGTACGACTTCGCGGTGCTGCACGTGACGCCGGAGAAGGGCGGCGGCAAGTCGCTTGAGGAGACGGTCGGTACGGCGCTGCCGGTGGAGTTCAACGCTCCGGCGGTGGGCAAGGTCGCGAGCATCACGGCGACGGGCTACCCGGCCGCGGCTCCGTTCGACGGGCAGAAGGCGTTTCAGTGCGCGGACAAGCCGGGCCGGCTGGCGCTGAAGCAGGCCGACCCGGTGATGTACCGGATCGGCTGCACGATGACGGGCGGTTCGTCCGGTGGCGGCTGGGTGGCGGCGGGTGCCGACGGCAAGCCGGCGCTGGTGTCGAACACCTCGATCGGTCCGGCGAAGGCGGGCTGGCTGGCCGGGCCGAAGCTCGGTCCCGAGGCCAAGGGCATCTACAACGCGGTGAGCGCCAAGTTCAAGTGACCGGCCGGACGTGAGGACATGGCCCAGGGCATGACCCAGGGCATGACCGAGAGCATGGCCTGAGGAAGTGACGGAGGGCCCCCGCTGCTGCGGGGGCCCTCCGTCATGTGTGGCCGTGCGGCGTGTGCCGGCGGCGTCAGTGCTTGGCGGGCACGTACGGCGCCAGTTCGGCCGCCAGTTCCTCGTGGACCCGCGCCTTGAGCAGGGTGCCCTCCGGGGTGTGCTCCTCGGAGATCACCTCGCCGTCGGCGTGGGCCCGGGCGATCAGCGCGCCGCGGGTGTACGGCACGAGGGCCTCCACCTCGACGGCGGGCCTGGGCAGCTCGGCGTCGATGAGGGCGAGGAGTTCCTCGATGCCCTGGCCGGTGCGGGCCGAGACGGCGATGGAGTGCTTCTCGATGCGCAGCAGCCGCTGGAGGACGAGCGGGTCGGCGGCGTCCGCCTTGTTGATCACCACGATCTCGGGCACGTTGACCGCGCCGACCTCGCGGATGACCTCGCGCACCGCCGCCAGCTGCTCCTCCGGTGCCGGGTGCGCGCCGTCCACGATGTGCAGGATGAGGTCGGAGTCGCCGACCTCCTCCATCGTGGAGCGGAACGCCTCGACGAGGTGGTGGGGCAGGTGCCGGACGAAGCCCACGGTGTCGGCCAGGGTGTAGACGCGGCCGGAGGGGGTTTCGGCCCGGCGCACGGTCGGGTCGAGGGTGGCGAACAGGGCGTTCTCCACCAGTACGCCCGCGCCCGTGAGGCGGTTGAGCAGGGAGGACTTGCCGGCGTTGGTGTAGCCGGCGATGGCGACCGAGGGGACCTTGTTGCGGCGGCGTTCCTGCCGCTTGATGTCCCGGCCGGTCTTCATCTCGGCGATCTCCCGGCGCATCTTCGCCATCTTCTCGCGGATGCGGCGCCGGTCGGTCTCGATCTTGGTCTCACCGGGGCCTCGGGTGGCCATGCCGCCACCGCCGCCGCCACCCATCTGCCGGGAGAGCGACTGGCCCCAGCCGCGCAGTCGCGGCAGCATGTACTGCATCTGCGCGAGCGCGACCTGTGCCTTGCCCTCTCGGGACTTGGCGTGCTGGGCGAAGATGTCGAGGATGAGGGCGGTCCGGTCGACGACCTTGACCTTGACCACGTCCTCCAGCGCGATGAGCTGGCCGGGGCTGAGCTCGCCGTCACAGACGACCGTGTCGGCCCCGCTTTCGAGGACGATGTCGCGCAGCTCGCGCGCCTTGCCGGAGCCGATGAAGGTGGCCGGGTCGGGCTTGTCGCGGCGCTGCATGACGCCGTCGAGTACGAGGGCGCCCGCCGTCTCGGCGAGGGCGGCGAGCTCCGCGAGGGAGTTCTCGGCGTCCTGCACCGTCCCGGAGGTCCAGACACCGACGAGGACCACGCGCTCCAGGCGGAGCTGGCGGTACTCGACCTCGGTGACGTCCTCGAGCTCGGTGGAGAGACCGGCGACGCGGCGCAGGGCCGCGCGCTCGGAGCGGTCGAACTGGTCGCCGTCCCGCTCTCCGTCGATCTCGTGGCTCCAGGCGACGTCCTCTTCCATCAGGGCATCGGCCCGAAGGCTCTCGGTGAAGCGCTGCGGGTCCCGCACGTCCTGCGCGTCCCGCGGGTCCTGGGAAGGGGAAGAAGAGGAGGTCATTGGATCCTTACGTCGATTCGATGGTGTCGCACCGGCCGGTCAGGGCGGCCGGGCCGGCTCGGCCAGGGCCAAAGGTACCGCTGTGCGTGACACAGCGCTGTCACGTCCAACGTGTGGTCCCGCCCGGTGATTCCCGGAGCCGGATTCCCCGATGCCGGATTCCGCGGGGCAGGACGCCCCGGCGGGGCCTTTCGGGGGCTTCCCCCCGTCGGCCTCGTCGATGGTGTCATGCCCGTTCCCCGGCCGTCATACCGTTTTCCGCCGCTACGGCTTCCCCGGGGCCGGGGACGCAGCGGCCGCCGGCCCGCCCCACTCCGGGTGCCCGGGCATCGCCGGGGTGGTCTCCCCGTACAGCCAGGGTCGCAGGAAGGCCGTGAGGTCGCGTCCGGCCTCCTGGGAGGCCAGGCGTACGAAGTCGTCCGTGCCGGCGATGCCGTCCTTGTTCTCCGCCACCCAGCGCCGCTCGACGCGGTCGAAGGCCGCCGCGCCGATCTCCTGGCGCAGGGCGTAGAGGATCAGCGCGGCCCCGTCGTAGACGACGGGCCGGAACAGGCCGATCTTCTGTCCCGGGGCGGCGGCCTTGGGGGCGGCCGGGGGGCCGCCCTGGGCCCGCCACTGGTCGGAGCGCTGGTAGGCCTCGCGCATCCGCCGCTCCAGGGGGTACTTGCCGAGCCCGTCCGCGTACAGGGCCTCGTACCAGGTGGCGTGTCCCTCGTTGAGCCACAGGTCGGACCAGGTGCGCGGGGTGACGCTGTCGCCGAACCACTGGTGGGCGAGCTCGTGGACCATGACGGACTCCACGTACCAGTCG contains these protein-coding regions:
- a CDS encoding trypsin-like serine peptidase is translated as MRPNRPVTAILCAAALALTASACGPGDGEAGADAKPTVAAPPPSGAADGIKIPDELKERLKQHGFDLEKWKGGAWKNWKKEDWLREAGDYVNPIIDGLWDPDRMRDAEQPQRPAVDPDAGKDQGVTDPTPAPVAAQPAASPYHSSVPASGKVFFDGPEGSMVCSATVVKDPAHPGKSNMVWTAGHCVHAGKAGGWYRNIAFVPSYNNAGKPAAALKGAPREQVAPYGVWWSDWAQTSDQWIATGGPTGGAGAPYDFAVLHVTPEKGGGKSLEETVGTALPVEFNAPAVGKVASITATGYPAAAPFDGQKAFQCADKPGRLALKQADPVMYRIGCTMTGGSSGGGWVAAGADGKPALVSNTSIGPAKAGWLAGPKLGPEAKGIYNAVSAKFK
- the hflX gene encoding GTPase HflX, which encodes MTSSSSPSQDPRDAQDVRDPQRFTESLRADALMEEDVAWSHEIDGERDGDQFDRSERAALRRVAGLSTELEDVTEVEYRQLRLERVVLVGVWTSGTVQDAENSLAELAALAETAGALVLDGVMQRRDKPDPATFIGSGKARELRDIVLESGADTVVCDGELSPGQLIALEDVVKVKVVDRTALILDIFAQHAKSREGKAQVALAQMQYMLPRLRGWGQSLSRQMGGGGGGGMATRGPGETKIETDRRRIREKMAKMRREIAEMKTGRDIKRQERRRNKVPSVAIAGYTNAGKSSLLNRLTGAGVLVENALFATLDPTVRRAETPSGRVYTLADTVGFVRHLPHHLVEAFRSTMEEVGDSDLILHIVDGAHPAPEEQLAAVREVIREVGAVNVPEIVVINKADAADPLVLQRLLRIEKHSIAVSARTGQGIEELLALIDAELPRPAVEVEALVPYTRGALIARAHADGEVISEEHTPEGTLLKARVHEELAAELAPYVPAKH